One window of Thiomicrorhabdus lithotrophica genomic DNA carries:
- a CDS encoding acetolactate synthase large subunit, translated as MKAAEVFVKCLENEEVEYIFGIPGEENLDLMDALLDSHIKFILTRHEQGAAFMADVYGRLTGQAGVCLATLGPGATNLVTGVADANMDRAPVVAIAGQASTQRLHKESHQVLDLVNLFKPITKYSTQILTPEVIPEVVRKAFKVAQAEKPGCSFIDFPENIAEQPLDKPPLKKQSPLPSYVNPLKVEQASEIISNAKFPIIIAGNGVIRSQASDALFEFATKLNIPVATTFMAKGALPCSNELSLGTIGLQAHDYISCGIDRADVVICVGYDIVEYHPHLWNRNPETKIIHIDTQPAEVDEFYIVAAGLIGNIGQALESIAALSKRHTGSPYQGLKQRIEETFHQLDNSESFPVKPQKILTDLRKALDIEDIIISDVGAHKMWIARMYQAQSPNSCIISNGFASMGIALPGAIAAKLAKPNQVTVAVTGDAGFMMNVQEIETAVRLNIPIIVLIWNDAQYGLIQWKQMNQFGRESNVSFTNPDFVKLAEAFGAKGYKIEQTEDLLPTLKQAIKDNCVVLIDCPVDYSENLKLTEELGEMICPT; from the coding sequence ATGAAAGCTGCAGAAGTATTTGTTAAATGTTTAGAGAATGAAGAGGTTGAATATATTTTTGGTATACCAGGAGAAGAGAACCTCGATTTAATGGATGCCTTGCTAGACAGTCATATTAAATTCATCCTGACACGACACGAACAAGGCGCGGCTTTTATGGCAGATGTGTATGGACGATTAACAGGACAAGCAGGCGTTTGCTTAGCGACGCTTGGGCCTGGCGCCACTAACCTGGTAACTGGCGTAGCAGATGCCAATATGGACAGAGCACCCGTTGTTGCAATTGCTGGCCAAGCGAGCACTCAGAGACTGCATAAAGAGAGTCATCAAGTTTTAGATTTGGTGAACCTTTTCAAACCCATTACCAAATACAGTACCCAAATCTTAACACCCGAAGTCATTCCAGAAGTGGTTCGCAAAGCCTTTAAAGTGGCTCAAGCTGAAAAACCTGGCTGTAGCTTTATTGATTTCCCTGAAAATATAGCAGAACAACCGCTCGATAAACCGCCTTTGAAAAAACAGAGCCCGCTGCCCTCTTATGTAAACCCTCTAAAAGTGGAACAGGCGTCAGAAATCATCTCCAATGCGAAGTTTCCCATTATTATTGCTGGTAACGGTGTAATTCGTTCGCAAGCCAGTGATGCGCTGTTTGAATTTGCTACCAAATTAAATATTCCTGTTGCCACCACCTTTATGGCTAAGGGTGCCTTACCTTGTAGCAATGAACTTTCTTTAGGAACAATAGGCCTACAAGCACACGATTACATCTCATGCGGTATTGACCGTGCGGATGTTGTCATTTGCGTAGGCTACGACATAGTGGAATACCATCCACACCTTTGGAATCGAAACCCTGAAACTAAAATCATTCACATAGACACCCAACCTGCCGAAGTGGACGAGTTTTATATTGTTGCTGCTGGCTTAATTGGCAATATTGGCCAAGCTCTAGAGAGTATCGCCGCTCTGAGTAAACGCCATACAGGCTCGCCATATCAAGGATTAAAACAGCGTATTGAAGAGACTTTTCATCAACTTGATAATAGTGAAAGCTTTCCTGTCAAACCCCAAAAGATTCTCACCGATTTACGTAAAGCATTAGATATTGAAGATATTATTATTTCTGATGTAGGTGCTCACAAGATGTGGATTGCCAGAATGTATCAAGCGCAATCACCCAACAGTTGTATTATTTCTAATGGATTTGCATCTATGGGAATTGCCTTGCCAGGTGCAATTGCAGCCAAACTAGCTAAACCTAATCAGGTTACCGTAGCCGTAACGGGTGACGCAGGCTTTATGATGAACGTACAAGAAATAGAAACGGCTGTGCGCTTAAACATTCCCATCATTGTTTTAATTTGGAATGACGCACAATACGGTTTAATTCAATGGAAACAGATGAATCAATTTGGCAGAGAGAGCAATGTTAGCTTTACCAACCCTGACTTTGTAAAGCTGGCCGAAGCATTTGGTGCCAAAGGTTATAAAATAGAACAAACAGAAGATTTATTGCCCACACTTAAACAAGCAATTAAAGACAACTGCGTAGTCCTAATTGACTGTCCAGTGGACTATTCTGAGAACCTAAAACTTACTGAGGAATTGGGTGAGATGATCTGC
- the murJ gene encoding murein biosynthesis integral membrane protein MurJ, translating into MKRIIKATATVGGMTMISRILGFVRDVVIARYFGASMGADAFFVAFKIPNFFRRLFAEGAFSQAFVPVLAEAKEKRGHAAVKHLVNAISFRLGGILLLLTAFGVFGSSLWMMVFAPGFMDQPEKFNLASDMLAITFPYLLLISLVAFSSAIMNTYNQFAVPAFTPVFLNLVLITFAIWVAPLMDIPIMALAWGVLVAGVVQLLFHLPFLYKLDLLPHPTREKDEGVDDVKRLMLPALFGVSVAQINLLVDTILASFLVTGSVSWLYYSDRLMEFPLGVFGVALATVVLPGLSKKAANENWQGFQEDIDSALRLVLIIGLPATLGLLLLAEPLITTLFFYGAFTAHDATMSSMSLMAYSFGLLGFILVKILAPAFYARKDMKTPVKVAVVALVTNTVLNLIFIGPFAHVGLAAATTISAFVNAGLLYWYLQKQQVFTPMQGWGKLIVQILIANAVLVGFLLSLSPAVELWHGYDVWMRMGWLFGLVIGSIVLYGLVLVMLGLNPRKLVNKSS; encoded by the coding sequence TTGAAAAGAATAATAAAAGCCACCGCAACGGTTGGTGGTATGACAATGATTTCGCGCATTTTAGGCTTTGTGCGTGATGTTGTTATTGCCCGTTATTTTGGTGCGAGCATGGGGGCGGATGCCTTTTTTGTGGCATTTAAAATTCCTAACTTTTTTCGTCGGTTATTCGCAGAAGGCGCGTTTTCACAGGCATTTGTTCCTGTTCTAGCAGAGGCTAAAGAGAAGCGAGGCCATGCCGCAGTTAAGCATTTGGTTAATGCGATTAGTTTTCGCTTAGGTGGTATTCTCTTATTGCTGACCGCTTTTGGGGTGTTTGGTTCCTCTTTGTGGATGATGGTTTTTGCACCTGGATTCATGGATCAACCAGAAAAGTTTAATCTCGCCTCGGATATGTTGGCGATTACTTTCCCTTACTTGTTGTTAATCTCTTTAGTGGCATTTTCTTCCGCCATTATGAATACCTATAACCAATTTGCTGTTCCCGCTTTTACTCCCGTATTTTTAAATTTAGTATTGATTACCTTTGCTATTTGGGTGGCGCCTTTAATGGACATTCCAATTATGGCGTTAGCCTGGGGTGTATTGGTTGCGGGTGTTGTACAGTTGCTGTTCCACTTGCCATTCCTATATAAATTAGATTTGTTACCGCATCCAACACGAGAAAAAGACGAAGGCGTAGACGATGTAAAACGTTTGATGTTACCTGCTCTATTTGGGGTTTCAGTGGCACAAATTAATTTACTGGTCGATACGATATTAGCGTCGTTCCTAGTCACGGGTTCAGTCTCTTGGTTGTATTATTCAGATCGTTTAATGGAGTTTCCATTGGGCGTATTTGGTGTGGCTTTAGCAACAGTGGTTTTACCAGGCCTGTCTAAAAAAGCGGCCAATGAAAATTGGCAAGGCTTTCAAGAAGACATCGATAGCGCTTTACGTTTAGTGTTGATCATTGGTCTACCAGCAACTTTAGGACTATTGCTTTTGGCTGAACCTTTAATCACGACTCTGTTCTTCTATGGCGCGTTTACTGCGCACGATGCGACGATGTCTAGCATGAGTTTGATGGCTTACTCTTTTGGCTTACTAGGTTTTATTTTGGTTAAAATTTTAGCGCCTGCTTTTTATGCACGTAAGGATATGAAAACCCCTGTAAAAGTCGCCGTAGTGGCTTTAGTGACCAATACCGTATTAAATTTAATTTTCATTGGACCCTTTGCCCACGTTGGATTAGCGGCGGCAACCACGATTTCAGCTTTTGTGAATGCGGGTTTGCTTTACTGGTATTTGCAAAAGCAACAAGTGTTTACGCCTATGCAGGGCTGGGGCAAATTAATCGTCCAGATTTTAATAGCCAATGCAGTTTTAGTCGGCTTTTTATTGAGTCTTTCACCTGCAGTAGAGTTGTGGCATGGCTATGATGTTTGGATGAGAATGGGCTGGTTGTTCGGTTTGGTGATTGGCTCAATCGTACTCTATGGTTTAGTGTTGGTTATGCTTGGGCTAAACCCTAGAAAATTGGTGAATAAAAGCAGTTAA